Proteins encoded in a region of the Gallalistipes aquisgranensis genome:
- a CDS encoding site-specific integrase, translating into MPRIKKPSKVKEPIRLRMKELANGNKSLYLDIYRNGKRSYEYLKLYIIPEIDHNARRQNQATMAAANAIKSKRIIQLTNGEAGIEHREKVPLLDWMEAYKENQAKRGKKDGNQIMVTIRILKDFAGESMTMDQVDKAFCQEYIDYLLTEYRPKGKRVSNFTLHTYYRILNGALNAAVRADIIKSNPFTKINNSDKIRLPESKRSYMTIEEVRALIATPMKNEAVKQAYLFSCFCGLRISDIISLKWKDVFVDRGQYRLAVSMQKTKEPIYLPLSPEAIKWMPERGDKTSEDHVFDLPSPTTINLLLKPWARAAGIDKRFSFHTARHTFATMMLTLGADLYTTSKLLGHADVKMTQVYAKIINQKKDDAVNLVNGLFD; encoded by the coding sequence ATGCCGCGTATAAAGAAACCTTCGAAAGTCAAGGAGCCGATTCGACTTCGGATGAAGGAACTGGCTAACGGAAACAAGAGCCTGTATCTGGACATTTACCGCAACGGTAAACGATCGTATGAGTATTTGAAGCTCTATATTATCCCTGAAATCGACCATAATGCCCGTAGACAGAATCAAGCGACAATGGCTGCCGCCAATGCCATCAAATCGAAGCGTATCATCCAACTTACCAATGGCGAGGCCGGAATCGAACACAGGGAAAAGGTTCCTCTTTTAGACTGGATGGAGGCCTACAAAGAGAATCAGGCGAAGCGTGGTAAAAAGGACGGGAACCAAATCATGGTAACTATCCGCATACTGAAAGATTTTGCGGGTGAAAGCATGACAATGGATCAGGTCGACAAGGCATTCTGCCAAGAGTATATCGACTATCTGCTGACGGAGTATCGTCCCAAAGGAAAACGGGTGTCTAACTTTACGCTTCACACTTATTACCGTATTCTGAACGGAGCTTTGAATGCCGCCGTTCGTGCGGACATTATCAAGTCCAACCCATTTACAAAGATCAACAACTCGGATAAGATACGCTTGCCGGAGAGCAAACGCTCGTATATGACCATCGAGGAGGTTCGGGCATTGATTGCTACTCCGATGAAGAATGAGGCCGTAAAACAGGCTTATTTGTTCTCCTGCTTCTGTGGATTGCGAATAAGCGATATTATCAGCCTGAAGTGGAAAGATGTATTCGTCGATAGGGGACAGTATCGTTTGGCAGTCTCCATGCAGAAAACCAAAGAGCCGATTTATCTGCCGCTTTCGCCAGAAGCGATAAAGTGGATGCCGGAACGAGGAGACAAGACCTCGGAAGATCACGTCTTCGACTTGCCGAGCCCAACGACGATAAACCTGCTGCTCAAACCTTGGGCAAGAGCGGCAGGCATAGACAAGCGTTTTTCATTCCACACGGCCCGGCACACGTTTGCGACGATGATGCTGACGCTTGGCGCCGACCTATATACAACCTCGAAACTGCTTGGTCATGCCGACGTGAAGATGACACAGGTGTACGCCAAAATCATCAATCAGAAAAAGGACGATGCGGTCAATCTGGTAAACGGATTGTTCGACTGA
- a CDS encoding type I restriction-modification system subunit M gives MAREQERAELHRTIWQIANDLRGSVDGWDFKNYVLGMLFYRFISENITAFINAEEHRAGNEDFDYAECSDEQAEFGREVTVQERGFYILPSQLFGNVRKRAAADPNLNETLNNIFHAIENSAKGAASEDDMKGLFADIDVNSNKLGATVQKRNETLVKILDKIGDMKLGNLADNQIDTFGDAYEFLMTMYASNAGKSGGEFFTPQEVSELLARITLVGKKQVNKVYDPACGSGSLLLKFAKVLGKENVRQGFYGQEINITTYNLCRINMFLHDINYEKFDIALGDTLLAPKHWDDEPFECIVSNPPYSIKWVGDENPLLINDPRFSPAGILAPKSKADLAFTMHMLSWLATNGTAAIVEFPGVLYRGGAEQKIRKYLIDNNYIDTVIQLPANLFFGVGIATCIIVLKKSKKDNATLFIDASGEFIHEGNKNKLSDANIARILEAFVARKDDAHFARLVGNEKISGNDYNISVSSYVEQPDTREEVDIEALNLRIAEIVARQNVLRTAIDAIVSTL, from the coding sequence ATGGCAAGAGAACAGGAGCGTGCGGAACTTCACCGCACAATCTGGCAGATAGCTAACGACTTGCGGGGAAGTGTCGATGGGTGGGATTTCAAAAATTATGTCTTGGGAATGTTGTTTTACCGCTTCATCTCCGAGAATATTACCGCTTTTATCAATGCGGAAGAGCACCGGGCCGGGAACGAGGACTTTGATTATGCCGAATGTTCGGACGAGCAGGCCGAGTTCGGACGTGAAGTGACCGTGCAGGAGCGGGGTTTCTACATCCTTCCGTCGCAGCTCTTCGGCAATGTGCGCAAACGTGCCGCGGCAGACCCCAATCTGAACGAAACGCTGAATAATATTTTCCATGCCATCGAAAATTCGGCCAAGGGTGCAGCGAGCGAGGATGACATGAAGGGCCTGTTTGCTGACATCGATGTAAACAGCAACAAACTCGGAGCGACAGTGCAGAAACGCAATGAGACGTTGGTGAAGATTCTCGATAAGATCGGCGATATGAAACTCGGCAATCTGGCCGATAACCAAATCGACACCTTCGGCGACGCCTACGAGTTTCTGATGACGATGTATGCCAGCAATGCGGGAAAATCGGGCGGCGAGTTCTTCACGCCGCAGGAGGTCTCCGAGCTTCTTGCCCGTATTACGCTCGTCGGGAAAAAACAGGTGAACAAAGTGTACGATCCGGCCTGCGGCAGCGGTTCGCTGTTGTTAAAATTCGCCAAAGTGCTCGGCAAGGAGAATGTGCGTCAGGGATTCTATGGGCAGGAGATCAATATTACCACCTACAATCTTTGCCGCATCAACATGTTCCTGCACGATATCAACTACGAAAAGTTCGATATTGCACTGGGCGATACGCTGCTTGCCCCGAAACATTGGGACGATGAACCGTTCGAGTGCATCGTCTCCAATCCTCCTTACTCGATCAAATGGGTCGGGGATGAAAATCCGTTGCTGATTAACGACCCGCGGTTCTCGCCTGCGGGTATTCTGGCTCCCAAGAGCAAAGCCGACCTTGCTTTTACGATGCACATGCTTTCGTGGCTGGCTACCAACGGCACGGCGGCCATCGTCGAGTTCCCCGGTGTACTCTACCGAGGCGGAGCTGAACAGAAAATCCGCAAATACCTGATCGACAACAACTACATCGACACCGTCATTCAGTTGCCGGCCAATCTTTTCTTTGGCGTCGGCATTGCTACCTGCATCATCGTGCTGAAGAAGAGCAAAAAGGACAATGCAACGCTATTTATAGATGCCTCGGGCGAGTTTATCCACGAAGGTAACAAAAACAAACTTTCCGACGCCAATATCGCACGGATTCTCGAAGCATTCGTCGCACGCAAGGATGATGCGCATTTTGCCCGTCTGGTCGGAAACGAGAAGATCTCCGGGAATGATTACAACATCTCGGTTTCGTCATACGTCGAACAGCCCGATACGCGCGAAGAGGTGGATATAGAGGCGCTGAACCTGCGTATTGCAGAGATTGTCGCACGTCAAAACGTGCTGCGCACGGCTATCGACGCGATTGTGTCCACATTGTAA
- a CDS encoding helix-turn-helix transcriptional regulator, producing MKEINRLRIILAEKNKTGKWLAEQLGKDPSTISKWCSNSSQPQLDTVIRIAELLEVDIKELINR from the coding sequence ATGAAAGAGATTAACCGATTGAGAATTATTCTTGCGGAAAAGAATAAAACAGGGAAATGGCTGGCGGAACAGTTGGGCAAAGACCCTTCGACCATATCGAAGTGGTGTTCCAACTCGTCGCAACCGCAACTGGATACGGTGATTCGTATTGCAGAGTTGCTGGAAGTGGATATTAAGGAATTGATAAACAGATAA